GGCATGCGCTTCTGCAGCCCGGTGATCTCCAACGCCGAGGCGGTGGAGACCGCCGACGCGCAGCAGGAGCCCGCCGCCGCCTGACGGCGACCGTGGCGGGGGCGGGGAGGCGGCGCGGTCCGCCTCCCGCTCACCCCGCCGCGAGGCCGCAGCTCCGCCCGCTCCGCGGGGCGCGGTTCAACCCCGGCCATCCATGGATCCCGACCCCAGCAGTCTCCCCCTTCTCTACATCTTCGGGCTGATCGCGGCCAACGCGTTTCTGGTCGCGGCCGAGTTCGCCCTGATCGCGGTTCGCCGCATCCGCATCGAGCGCTCCATCCGCCAGGGAGACGCCAACGCCGCGCGCGTGCTTCCCGCGCTGGACCGGCTGGAAGAGCTGGTGTTCGCCGCGCAGGTGGCCCGCAGCCTCGCGTCCGTCGCGCTGGGCTACCAGGCCGTCGTCTTCGCCCGCTCGTACGCGCTTCCCCGCATGGACGCGGGACCCGTGCGCGTGGCGGGGCTGGTGCTGGGCCCGGCGGACGCCGTGTCCGTCTTCTTCGCCCTCCTGGTCGTCAGCCTCCTACACGCCACGCTGGGGCAGCAGGTGCCCAAGCTGATCGCCGTGCACCGCGCCGAGTGGATCACCGCCCACCTCGCCGTGGCCCCGCTGCGCCTGCTGGCGTGGGTGCTGATGCCCGTCACCTGGCCGCTGAACTTCCTGGTGCGCGGCGTCGTGCGCCTCTTCGGCGTCACCGCCACGGGCCTGCATCCCCTGGTGCAGACGCCCGAGGAGCTGCGCCTGTCGCTGACCCACGCCGCCGAGGCGCAGGGAAGCGGGATGGAGCAGGAGGAGCGCGAGATGATCCGCGGCGTCTTCGAGATCTCCGAAACGGTCGTCCGCGAGGTGATGACGCCGCGCAGGGCGATGGTGGCGGTGCCGGCCGACGTGTCGCTGGAGCGGCTGCTGGAGGTGGCCACGGTGGAGGGGCACTCGCGCCTCCCCGTCTTCGAGGGCACCATCGACACCGTGGTGGGCGTGGTGCTGACCAAGGACCTGCTGCGCGTGCTCCACGAGCGGCGCGGCGACCTGGCGGGCCCGTTCGACGTGAAGCACCTGCTGCGCCCCGTGCACTTCGTCCCGGACACCAAGCCGGTGGACGAGCTGCTGTCGGAGCTGCGCGGGCGGGCGGTGCACCTGGCCATCGTGCTCGACGAGTTCGGCGGCACCTACGGGCTGGTGACGCTGGAAGACCTGCTGGAAGAGATCGTCGGCGAGATCAACGACGAGTTCGACGAGGTGGAGCCGGAGTTCGAGCCCACCCCCGAGGGCGACGTGCTGATCGGCGCCGGCGTGCTGATCTCCGAGGTAAACGAGCGCTTCGGACTGCGGATTCCCGAGGAGGAGTTCGACACCGTGGGCGGGTTCGTCTTCGGCACGCTGGGCCGGGTGCCCGAGATGGGCGACGCGGTGGCGGTGCGCGGCCCGGATGGAGAGATGGAGCTGCGGGTGGAGGAAACGGAGGAGCGCCGGGTGACGTGCCTGCGGCTCACCCGCGCGGCCGCCGCTGTCGCGGACGAGGGGCCAGCCTAGCCCCACCTGGCGAGGAAGCGCATCAGCGCGGCTTCTTCCGGATAGTAGCGCCCGGGCTCCTCGTCGTCGCGGGGAGCTTCGCGCATCAGGGGCTCGATCGTCTTGCCCTCCGCATACCGCTCCATCACCGCCGGGTGCACGTACGCCGCCTTGCACACCGTGGGGGTGTTGCCCAGCTCCGACGACACCAGCTTGCAGGCCATCACCAGGTTCTTCTGGGCGTCGCGCGCGCTGGTGGGCGGTCCCAGGTCTGCCAGGATGGTGGCCATGCGCACGGTGCCCCCCCAGGTGCGCATGTCCTTGCTGGTGTACCGGGCGCCCACGATCTCCTTGATGTAGCCGTTGACGTCGGCCGCGGTCACGGGGCGCACCTTGCCTTCATCGTCCACGTACTGGAAGAGGCGCTTTCCCGGGAGCGCCAGGATCTCACGGATCACCTCCACCAGCGGCGTGTCGGCGACGACGGAGCGCTGGTGAATGGACTTCTTGCCGACGTAGGTGAAGACCAGGTTGTCACCGTCGATCTTCAGGTGCTTCTTCTGCAGCGTGGCGATGCCGAAGGTCTTGTTGGCGACGGCGTACTGCTCGCTTCCCACGCGAAAGAAGCCGCGCATGATCAGCCGCACCACCAGCGCCAGCACGCGCTCCCGTCCCACGCCCTCCCTGCCCAGGTGCTCGCCGGTGGCTTCGCGCAGCCGGGGGATGGCGCGGGCGTACTCCAGCAGCTTGCGGTACTTTCGCTTGGCGCCCCTGGCGACGTAGTCGGGATGGTAGCGGTACTGCTTGCGCCCGGCGGCGTCGGTGCCGTACG
This Longimicrobium sp. DNA region includes the following protein-coding sequences:
- a CDS encoding hemolysin family protein, whose translation is MDPDPSSLPLLYIFGLIAANAFLVAAEFALIAVRRIRIERSIRQGDANAARVLPALDRLEELVFAAQVARSLASVALGYQAVVFARSYALPRMDAGPVRVAGLVLGPADAVSVFFALLVVSLLHATLGQQVPKLIAVHRAEWITAHLAVAPLRLLAWVLMPVTWPLNFLVRGVVRLFGVTATGLHPLVQTPEELRLSLTHAAEAQGSGMEQEEREMIRGVFEISETVVREVMTPRRAMVAVPADVSLERLLEVATVEGHSRLPVFEGTIDTVVGVVLTKDLLRVLHERRGDLAGPFDVKHLLRPVHFVPDTKPVDELLSELRGRAVHLAIVLDEFGGTYGLVTLEDLLEEIVGEINDEFDEVEPEFEPTPEGDVLIGAGVLISEVNERFGLRIPEEEFDTVGGFVFGTLGRVPEMGDAVAVRGPDGEMELRVEETEERRVTCLRLTRAAAAVADEGPA